A genomic region of Chelonia mydas isolate rCheMyd1 chromosome 9, rCheMyd1.pri.v2, whole genome shotgun sequence contains the following coding sequences:
- the LOC102935675 gene encoding A-kinase anchor protein 17B isoform X7, with protein sequence MVTFDTTKHFSKGAIKKRRLERQKLQELEQERKREKKKEEEEAARKRRDDEKNARERKRKAKLKRREHRQIDRDEKRPRKQQKVTAEEEQWPENMPEWEERKYLLAQRRVESIRLLTVLLSRVKDFAQLTGQKVEPLLHPEDIRKDCFPETELQNADRAEQRESHYHLHKKLKDKKKFRSQFFQTVNTSFSEEEVPTNLPASPCHLVRTILNDPTATASTGKLTGRDDYSSSDGGTLQITVTQDCKVIESLEREDFPPLKTLHSGTVSDTGYCKKQKIYETDEFIHYLLNYYQTPSYARVCLEPKSTVSKSWWQRIVSDNGNGFQINLKNKYGQRFTEVSFVQNLDKGNCSGDDNYRWEITIRKSEPTESVSKNKAYAGGFTKKFQVQWNDSLDIANLPYAEFKNSSFGSTNTSHDKESKQDNNRRVVAPPYKPSGSAYKLKDLMEEISSDSEYFSEAKRTERRYKDVYSDGNKACSLPREMERKFLVCVKNVGQNYSENESSKCSFCSNSTHGGLTKQCRHKLKKSFKRCSSKLRHEGQKSEWKSNEEVINTHKKKKKRKKLSPNILPDEHGFSEMDSWRQLESLKKIQRKCSKMFHHKMKFKTLHVMAAASSKDAIHTDASLLQRSRQRAGDERKLTLRKEMDADVGGCLVSC encoded by the exons AAAAAGACGTGATGATGAAAAAAATGCtcgagaaagaaaaaggaaggctAAGCTCAAGAGGAGAGAACACAGGCAGATAGATCGGGATGAGAAACGCCCAAGAAAGCAGCAGAAGGTAACAGCTGAAGAAGAGCAGTGGCCAGAGAATATGCCTGAATGGGAAGAGAGGAAATATCTACTAGCTCAGAGAAGAGTGGAGTCTATAAGGCTGCTTACCGTGCTGTTAAGCCGAGTAAaa gatTTTGCACAGTTGACCGGCCAAAAAGTGGAGCCCTTGCTGCACCCTGAAGATATAAGAAAGGATTGCTTTCCTGAGACAGAGTTACAAAATgcagacagagcagagcagagagaaTCCCATTACCATCTACACAAAAAACTGAAGGATAAGAAAAAATTTAGGAGTCAGTTCTTCCAAACGGTTAACACCTCTTTTAGTGAGGAAGAGGTGCCAACTAATCTGCCTGCATCACCTTGTCATCTTGTAAGAACGATCTTAAATGATCCAACTGCAACAGCAAGCACTGGTAAATTAACTGGCAGGGATGATTACAGCTCCTCTGATGGTGGGACTTTACAGATTACAGTTACTCAAGACTGCAAGGTTATAGAATCCCTTGAGAGAGAGGACTTTCCCCCTTTGAAGACATTACACTCTGGAACAGTGTCTGATACAGGGTACTGCAAAAAGCAAAAGATTTATGAAACTGATGAGTTTATACATTATTTATTAAACTATTATCAAACTCCAAGCTACGCACGTGTCTGCCTAGAGCCAAAAAGCACCGTTAGCAAGTCTTGGTGGCAGAGGATAGTGTCTGATAATGGGAATGGCTTTCAGATCAACTTGAAGAACAAATACGGGCAACGCTTTACAGAAGTGAGTTTTGTACAAAACCTTGACAAGGGAAATTGTAGCGGGGATGATAATTATAGATGGGAGATCACAATTCGGAAATCTGAGCCTACAGAGAGTGTGTCAAAAAACAAGGCCTATGCTGGAGGGTTTACAAAAAAGTTCCAAGTACAGTGGAATGATTCACTTGACATTGCTAACTTACCATATGCTgaatttaaaaattcttcttttggaAGCACTAATACTAGTCATGATAAAGAATCCAAACAAGACAATAACAGAAGAGTAGTTGCCCCACCATATAAACCCTCAGGCTCTGCATACAAATTAAAGGATTTAATGGAAGAGATCAGTAGTGATTCTGAGTATTTTAGTGAGGCAAAGAGAACAGAAAGAAGATATAAAGATGTTTACAGTGATGGCAATAAAGCATGCTCCCTCCcaagagagatggagagaaaatTCCTTGTCTGTGTTAAAAATGTAGGTCAAAATTATTCAGAAAATGAATCCAGCAAATGTAGCTTCTGTTCAAATTCTACCCATGGTGGCTTGAcaaagcagtgtagacataagctTAAAAAATCATTCAAGAGGTGCAGTAGTAAATTGAGACACGAAGGGCAAAAAAGTGAGTGGAAATCCAATGAAGAGGTGATAAATAcccacaaaaagaagaaaaagagaaaaaagctcTCCCCTAACATTTTACCTGATGAACATGGATTCTCTGAAATGGATAGTTGGAGACAGTTGGAATCTCTAAAAAAGATACAGAGAAAATGTAGCAAAATGTTCCAccataagatgaaattcaaaacaCTTCATGTGATGGCAGCAGCATCATCAAAAGATGCCATTCATACTGATGCCTCTCTGCTGCAGAGATCTCGCCAAAGGGCAG GAGATGAGAGGAAATTAACACTGAGGAAAGAGATGGATGCAGATGTTGGAGGATGTCTTGTTTCCTGTTGA
- the LOC102935675 gene encoding A-kinase anchor protein 17B isoform X9 produces the protein MPEWEERKYLLAQRRVESIRLLTVLLSRVKDFAQLTGQKVEPLLHPEDIRKDCFPETELQNADRAEQRESHYHLHKKLKDKKKFRSQFFQTVNTSFSEEEVPTNLPASPCHLVRTILNDPTATASTGKLTGRDDYSSSDGGTLQITVTQDCKVIESLEREDFPPLKTLHSGTVSDTGYCKKQKIYETDEFIHYLLNYYQTPSYARVCLEPKSTVSKSWWQRIVSDNGNGFQINLKNKYGQRFTEVSFVQNLDKGNCSGDDNYRWEITIRKSEPTESVSKNKAYAGGFTKKFQVQWNDSLDIANLPYAEFKNSSFGSTNTSHDKESKQDNNRRVVAPPYKPSGSAYKLKDLMEEISSDSEYFSEAKRTERRYKDVYSDGNKACSLPREMERKFLVCVKNVGQNYSENESSKCSFCSNSTHGGLTKQCRHKLKKSFKRCSSKLRHEGQKSEWKSNEEVINTHKKKKKRKKLSPNILPDEHGFSEMDSWRQLESLKKIQRKCSKMFHHKMKFKTLHVMAAASSKDAIHTDASLLQRSRQRAGDERKLTLRKEMDADVGGCLVSC, from the exons ATGCCTGAATGGGAAGAGAGGAAATATCTACTAGCTCAGAGAAGAGTGGAGTCTATAAGGCTGCTTACCGTGCTGTTAAGCCGAGTAAaa gatTTTGCACAGTTGACCGGCCAAAAAGTGGAGCCCTTGCTGCACCCTGAAGATATAAGAAAGGATTGCTTTCCTGAGACAGAGTTACAAAATgcagacagagcagagcagagagaaTCCCATTACCATCTACACAAAAAACTGAAGGATAAGAAAAAATTTAGGAGTCAGTTCTTCCAAACGGTTAACACCTCTTTTAGTGAGGAAGAGGTGCCAACTAATCTGCCTGCATCACCTTGTCATCTTGTAAGAACGATCTTAAATGATCCAACTGCAACAGCAAGCACTGGTAAATTAACTGGCAGGGATGATTACAGCTCCTCTGATGGTGGGACTTTACAGATTACAGTTACTCAAGACTGCAAGGTTATAGAATCCCTTGAGAGAGAGGACTTTCCCCCTTTGAAGACATTACACTCTGGAACAGTGTCTGATACAGGGTACTGCAAAAAGCAAAAGATTTATGAAACTGATGAGTTTATACATTATTTATTAAACTATTATCAAACTCCAAGCTACGCACGTGTCTGCCTAGAGCCAAAAAGCACCGTTAGCAAGTCTTGGTGGCAGAGGATAGTGTCTGATAATGGGAATGGCTTTCAGATCAACTTGAAGAACAAATACGGGCAACGCTTTACAGAAGTGAGTTTTGTACAAAACCTTGACAAGGGAAATTGTAGCGGGGATGATAATTATAGATGGGAGATCACAATTCGGAAATCTGAGCCTACAGAGAGTGTGTCAAAAAACAAGGCCTATGCTGGAGGGTTTACAAAAAAGTTCCAAGTACAGTGGAATGATTCACTTGACATTGCTAACTTACCATATGCTgaatttaaaaattcttcttttggaAGCACTAATACTAGTCATGATAAAGAATCCAAACAAGACAATAACAGAAGAGTAGTTGCCCCACCATATAAACCCTCAGGCTCTGCATACAAATTAAAGGATTTAATGGAAGAGATCAGTAGTGATTCTGAGTATTTTAGTGAGGCAAAGAGAACAGAAAGAAGATATAAAGATGTTTACAGTGATGGCAATAAAGCATGCTCCCTCCcaagagagatggagagaaaatTCCTTGTCTGTGTTAAAAATGTAGGTCAAAATTATTCAGAAAATGAATCCAGCAAATGTAGCTTCTGTTCAAATTCTACCCATGGTGGCTTGAcaaagcagtgtagacataagctTAAAAAATCATTCAAGAGGTGCAGTAGTAAATTGAGACACGAAGGGCAAAAAAGTGAGTGGAAATCCAATGAAGAGGTGATAAATAcccacaaaaagaagaaaaagagaaaaaagctcTCCCCTAACATTTTACCTGATGAACATGGATTCTCTGAAATGGATAGTTGGAGACAGTTGGAATCTCTAAAAAAGATACAGAGAAAATGTAGCAAAATGTTCCAccataagatgaaattcaaaacaCTTCATGTGATGGCAGCAGCATCATCAAAAGATGCCATTCATACTGATGCCTCTCTGCTGCAGAGATCTCGCCAAAGGGCAG GAGATGAGAGGAAATTAACACTGAGGAAAGAGATGGATGCAGATGTTGGAGGATGTCTTGTTTCCTGTTGA